In Haematobia irritans isolate KBUSLIRL chromosome 1, ASM5000362v1, whole genome shotgun sequence, a genomic segment contains:
- the LOC142221538 gene encoding protein phtf-like — MILDEIVSWYQKKIGTYDKEPWEKTVEMKILDGFNSGVTLKTAKLKTELIDVDLVRGSTFPKAKPKQSLTTVIRLSVLRYLFLPLYAQWWVKQTSPNAFGLLFFLYMSQMVNLAVYSYNVKDDSNIQGKADTNRTATYTNDEKSDTEHVISISELLIPMALSLLLSLIHSQIVATNIAQQSGSVKCKRRRYSNASQRSTGKLRRRKKLVKLRNHDQLENKKSGVNEFIANPSKSTLDVSTTNVVTASTSALKVPPSSLKIDAPFVPHNKLEAAELTNLENVQMSQTDNNCMGKRNVTFASHTQEKQQQTSPQSVSTTSSTHTSQQGDMSSLSSNSPNTSPIKTDRNDIEEFYDDLISRTTNSTDMINALPAPQPTPQNVVENENLRRTVGDDDGFESLNGKSSSGEDTNVSPQALRLRSVLNNHERVEQLMERKNKVQIAASNVEYIAHNRTINKTRDVSSDETEEEGDDGELVSSPASQVTSNCNDCTTSATEWLGITTNSDECSYSSDYDNSDDYKANQYSDEHVSDLDYTPNTILNPHGTSDRISCTVWDHREIKKAQMSVLEISSSIIENVELMPETNDYIYIGILFSFILSLIPSFCRLCEITMDSEKSSEINYFDLPMMLWEKASFSLTAIFGFAFGHTKWERTILMIGFINRLCLTMILFMIFSVAERTFKQRFLYAKLFSHLTSSRRARKSNLPHFRLNKVRNIKTWLSVRSYLKKRGPQRSVDIIVSAAFIVTLLLLAFLSVEWLKDSVHLHSHLNLEALMWSSTIGIFLLRFMTLGNKIHHKYRSVSVLITEQINLYLQIEKKPKKKDELMVSNSVLKLAADLLKELETPFKISGLSANPYLFTTIKVVILSALSGVLSEMLGFKLKLHKIKIK; from the exons GTATCAGAAAAAGATTGGAACCTATGACAAAGAACCATGGGAGAAGACAGTGGAAATGAAAATACTAGATGGTTTCAACAGCGGAGTGACGCTTAAGACTGCCAAACTTAAAACTGAGCTTATAGATGTGGATTTAGTTAGGG GTTCTACTTTCCCCAAGGCAAAGCCCAAGCAATCGCTTACAACTGTGATACGCCTATCAGTATTGCGCTATCTTTTCCTCCCATTGTATGCCCAATGGTGGGTCAAACAGACTTCCCCGAATGCGTTCGGtctattattttttctatatatgagCCAAATGGTAAATTTAGCAGTATACAGCTATAATGTAAAAGATGATTCAAACATTCAAGGTAAAGCTGATACAAATCGAACGGCAACATACACAAACGATGAAAAATCGGATACAGAA CACGTGATTTCAATATCGGAGCTATTGATTCCTATGGCTTTAAGTCTTCTTCTAAGTTTAATACATTCGCAAATAGTAGCCACCAATATAGCGCAGCAAAGTGGATCAGTAAAGTGTAAAAGGAGGCGATATTCAAATGCTAGCCAAAGAAGTACTGGAAAACTACGTAGACGAAAAAAGCTGGTTAA GCTACGCAATCATGACCAACTGGAAAATAAAAAGTCGGGTGTTAATGAATTCATTGCTAATCCTAGCAAGTCAACATTAGATGTATCTACTACTAATGTTGTGACAGCAAGTACTAGTGCTTTGAAAGTTCCTCCATCATCTTTGAAAATTGACGCTCCATTCGTTCCACACAATAAGTTAGAGGCCGCAGAACTTACCAATCTCGAAAACGTACAAATGTCTCAAACAGATAATAATTGTATGGGGAAACGAAATGTAACCTTTGCATCACACACTCAGGAAAAACAACAGCAAACATCACCACAATCGGTTTCGACAACGAGCAGTACCCATACTTCTCAGCAAGGTGATATGTCTAGTTTATCTTCAAACAGTCCAAATACATCGCCCATAAAAACGGATCGTAATGATATTGAAGAATTCTACGATGATTTAATCAGTAGAACAACAAATAGTACTGACATGATCAATGCACTTCCAGCACCTCAGCCAACACCTCAAAATGTcgtagaaaatgaaaatttacgaCGTACTGTTGGAGATGATGATGGTTTTGAAAGTCTCAATGGCAAAAGTTCGAGTGGGGAAGATACCAATGTTTCTCCACAAGCATTGCGTTTACGTAGTGTACTAAACAATCATGAAAGAGTGGAGCAGTTAATGGAG CGCAAAAACAAAGTTCAAATAGCAGCGTCTAATGTCGAATATATAGCCCATAATAGGACAATCAATAAAACGAGAGATGTTAGTAGCGATGAGACTGAAGAAGAGGGTGATGATGGTGAACTGGTATCGAGTCCAGCGTCGCAGGTCACATCAAACTGCAACGACTGCACTACATCTGCAACCGAATGGTTGGGCATAACAACAAATA GTGACGAATGCAGTTACAGTTCGGATTATGATAATTCTGATGATTACAAAGCCAATCAATATTCTGACGAACACGTATCTGATTTGGACTATACGCCAAACACAATTTTAAATCCCCATGGAACCAGTGATAGAA TTAGTTGCACTGTTTGGGATCATCGAGAGATAAAGAAAGCACAAATGTCTGTCTTGGAAATTTCCTCTTCCATTATTGAAAATGTAGAGTTAATGCCGGAAACAAATGACTACATATACATCGGTATATTGTTTTCCTTTATACTTTCCCTGATACCTTCTTTCTGCAGATTGTGCGAAATTACTATGGATTCGGAAAAATCTAGTGAAATAAATTACTTCGATCTGCCCATGATGCTGTGGGAGAAAGCATCGTTTTCGCTAACCGCCATATTTGGGTTTGCATTTGGCCACACGAAATGGGAAAGAACAATTTTGATGATAGGCTTTATAAATCGCCTATGTTTAACAATGATACTCTTCATGATTTTCAGTGTTGCCGAACGAACTTTCAAACAGCG ATTTCTCTATGCAAAGTTATTCTCGCATTTGACATCATCGCGACGTGCTCGAAAGTCAAATTTACCCCATTTTCGATTAAATAAAGTCAGAAACATAAAAACTTGGCTAAGTGTGCGATCCTACTTAAAG aaaagagGGCCTCAACGTTCCGTTGATATAATTGTATCTGCAGCATTCATTGTTACACTGCTTTTGCtggcttttttgagtgtagaatggCTTAAAGATTCTGTCCATCTTCACTCTCACTTAAATTTAGAAGCCTTAATGTGGTCCAGCACTATCGGCATATTCTTATTACGCTTTATGACTCTGGGCAATAAGATACATCATAAATATCGGTCCGTTTCAGTTTTAATAACGgaacaaattaatttatatttgcag ATTGAAAAAAAGCCGAAGAAGAAAGACGAACTTATGGTATCCAATAGTGTTTTGAAACTGGCTGCCGATTTGTTGAAAGAGCTTGAGACTCCTTTTAAAATTTCGGGACTCAGTGCCAATCCATACTTGTTTACGACTATTAAAGTTGTGATCTTATCAGCCTTATCTGGGGTTCTCAGTGAGATGTTGGGCTTTAaacttaaattgcataaaataaaaatcaaataa